In Clostridium sp. DL-VIII, the following proteins share a genomic window:
- a CDS encoding thiamine diphosphokinase, with translation MKVAIISGGDPPSENLLRKHLEGVDFIIAADKGSECLYKYNIAPDLLLGDFDSAKKEILDKMKLKAKEVLEFPPEKDYTDTEIAIMEAIKRGAKKIYLFGAIGSRVDHTLGNIGLLLTTKKRGAVLEIIDDNNRLYLGESKMTLYGEIGENISFHALSDKVINFSIKGAKYNLDGYDMSLLDPRAICNEFVDTPIDISYDQGELLVIHSVD, from the coding sequence TTGAAGGTAGCAATTATAAGTGGAGGAGATCCACCCTCAGAAAATTTATTAAGAAAGCATCTTGAAGGAGTAGATTTCATAATAGCTGCTGACAAAGGTAGTGAATGTCTTTATAAATATAATATTGCGCCAGATTTGCTTTTAGGAGATTTTGATTCGGCTAAAAAGGAAATTTTGGATAAAATGAAACTAAAGGCTAAGGAGGTCTTAGAGTTTCCGCCTGAAAAAGATTATACGGATACCGAAATTGCAATAATGGAAGCAATTAAAAGAGGAGCTAAGAAAATATATTTATTTGGAGCAATTGGGTCTAGAGTAGATCACACACTAGGTAATATAGGTCTTCTTTTAACGACTAAGAAAAGAGGAGCAGTTTTAGAAATAATCGATGATAACAACAGGTTATATCTAGGTGAAAGTAAGATGACTTTGTATGGTGAAATTGGTGAGAATATTTCATTTCATGCACTAAGCGATAAAGTTATTAATTTTAGTATTAAGGGTGCAAAATACAATTTAGATGGTTATGATATGAGTTTGCTTGATCCAAGGGCTATATGTAATGAGTTTGTTGATACACCGATAGATATTAGCTATGATCAAGGAGAATTATTGGTTATTCATTCAGTTGATTAA
- the rsgA gene encoding ribosome small subunit-dependent GTPase A codes for MNGKIIKGIGGFYYIKTEEGLIECKARGKFRHNAIKPMVGDDVTIKIENGEGVIEKIHERKSELIRPTVANVSLAFIVFAIKNPDINFELLNKFLILCEHNNIEVIVCLNKIDLVSEEEREEIKKRINDIGYEVLYINAKKGIGIERLEEKIKGNITVLCGPSGAGKSTLINKLSNKEHMETGSVSEKIGRGKHTTRHSELIEVADGYIVDTPGFSTLEIKELMDKDSLKYCFPEFLQYNDKCKFRGCLHYKEPNCAIKEAVEQGEINKYRYEFYVKTLEEVMEEEKNKW; via the coding sequence ATGAATGGAAAGATAATAAAGGGAATAGGAGGCTTTTATTATATTAAGACAGAAGAAGGCTTAATAGAATGTAAAGCTAGGGGAAAATTTAGACATAATGCAATAAAGCCTATGGTTGGAGATGACGTTACAATAAAAATAGAGAATGGAGAAGGAGTTATTGAAAAAATACATGAGAGGAAAAGTGAACTTATAAGGCCGACAGTTGCAAATGTATCTCTTGCATTTATTGTTTTTGCAATTAAGAATCCAGATATAAATTTTGAGCTATTAAACAAGTTTTTAATTTTATGTGAGCACAACAATATTGAGGTCATAGTCTGCCTGAATAAAATAGATCTAGTATCTGAAGAGGAACGTGAGGAAATAAAGAAAAGAATAAATGATATAGGCTATGAGGTACTTTATATTAATGCTAAAAAAGGAATAGGAATAGAGCGGTTAGAAGAAAAGATTAAAGGGAATATAACAGTTTTATGTGGTCCATCTGGAGCTGGGAAGTCAACGCTTATCAATAAGCTTTCAAACAAAGAGCATATGGAAACTGGAAGTGTCAGCGAAAAGATTGGAAGAGGAAAGCATACAACAAGGCATAGTGAACTTATAGAAGTTGCAGATGGATATATCGTGGATACGCCTGGATTTTCTACATTGGAAATAAAGGAACTAATGGATAAAGATTCTTTAAAGTATTGTTTTCCTGAATTTCTTCAGTATAATGATAAGTGTAAATTCAGAGGATGCTTACACTATAAAGAGCCAAATTGTGCTATAAAAGAAGCTGTAGAACAAGGGGAAATTAATAAGTATAGATATGAATTTTACGTGAAAACTTTAGAGGAAGTAATGGAGGAGGAAAAAAACAAATGGTAA
- the rpmB gene encoding 50S ribosomal protein L28: MARRCEICDKGVVAGVQYSHSHRQSKRTWAPNIKKVKALVNGTPKTVHVCTRCLRSGKVQRAI; this comes from the coding sequence ATGGCAAGAAGATGCGAAATTTGTGATAAGGGTGTTGTAGCAGGTGTACAATACAGCCATTCACATCGTCAATCAAAGAGAACTTGGGCTCCTAACATAAAGAAAGTAAAAGCTTTAGTTAACGGAACACCAAAAACTGTTCATGTATGTACAAGATGCCTTAGATCTGGAAAGGTTCAAAGAGCAATATAG
- a CDS encoding Stp1/IreP family PP2C-type Ser/Thr phosphatase, producing MVGLVSDVGLKRTLNEDYALYLEKDEFKIYVVADGMGGHNAGEVASEMAAVRIVNYINEKFSSSELEGLIVEAIEKVNRDIFDFSNTNENLNGMGTTVTACLVTEKFIHVANVGDSCCLGIKNNEIKKITKDHSLVQELVDNGSISEEEAENHPKKNIITRALGTSSSVNVDVFELKKDEYDLYILCSDGLTNELTKEEILQIVMEEKDYVSMADRLVYLAKEKGGRDNITVLLFGGEI from the coding sequence ATGGTAGGCTTAGTTAGTGATGTAGGATTAAAAAGAACTTTAAATGAAGATTATGCTTTGTATTTAGAAAAAGATGAATTTAAAATTTACGTGGTTGCAGATGGCATGGGTGGACATAATGCAGGAGAAGTTGCAAGTGAAATGGCTGCCGTAAGAATCGTAAATTATATAAATGAAAAATTTTCTTCCAGCGAGTTGGAAGGTTTGATTGTAGAAGCTATTGAAAAGGTAAATAGAGATATATTTGATTTTTCTAATACTAATGAAAATTTAAATGGCATGGGGACTACAGTTACAGCTTGTCTTGTAACTGAAAAATTCATACATGTTGCAAACGTAGGGGATAGTTGTTGCTTAGGAATTAAGAACAATGAAATTAAAAAGATTACAAAGGATCATTCTTTAGTGCAAGAACTTGTTGATAATGGAAGTATAAGTGAAGAGGAAGCTGAGAACCACCCAAAGAAAAATATTATTACTAGGGCTTTGGGAACATCAAGTAGTGTAAATGTTGATGTGTTCGAGCTTAAAAAAGATGAATATGATTTGTATATCTTATGTTCGGATGGATTAACCAATGAATTGACAAAGGAAGAAATTCTACAAATTGTCATGGAGGAAAAGGATTATGTGAGTATGGCTGACAGGTTAGTATATTTGGCAAAGGAAAAAGGCGGCAGAGATAATATAACAGTATTGTTGTTTGGAGGAGAGATATAA
- the pknB gene encoding Stk1 family PASTA domain-containing Ser/Thr kinase has translation MDGIVLGNRYELLEKIGEGGMSEVFKARDNKLNRFVAVKILKNEFCDNPSIVEKFKGEATAIATLSDNNIVNILDVGTQDEINYIVMEYVKGKTLKDIIKQVGKMNYETAISVAVQIAKALDCAHRNNIIHRDVKPQNILVTEDGVMKVTDFGIAKFSSSETITNTSTIMGSAHYLSPEQAKGTFIDCRTDLYSLGVVLYEMVTGRLPFQADTAVTIALKHLQEEVVPPKSINSKVPDSLNQLILKAMEKDPIKRYQTAKEMIADLEKIKEDPNALIEPEDENDHTIIMSAVTEQIPKHEEVKNTRDDEYDDDEDDDYYYEEDDDDEKSTGKNKKKIIKIGIVAVLVLVLLGIGVGTYMLKTGSVSSKQVQVPDVTGETVDDATKQLQALNLELVNAGKEASDKPEGTIIKMNPDAGTMVNEKSQVRVIVSSGTEKSKMPDLREETLDRAKTILDSMDLKLDDKNIAYDYSDDVPKDEIISQTPKKDTDIGPDDKITVVVSKGPEVKYVQVPSVKGFDEDRAKSTLSNAGLKASVNYQTTENQTDNGKVLFQSGNDKEKAGTTITITVGSYTPKQEPPVTANPGDAGDTGDTKSNNNPSKSGGNTSQSGQGNTASNSQQGPGSTNSPGGSPVEGPSTQTSTNKTTNH, from the coding sequence ATGGATGGAATTGTACTTGGAAACAGATACGAGTTGTTAGAAAAAATAGGGGAAGGAGGCATGTCGGAAGTATTTAAAGCGAGAGATAATAAGTTAAATCGTTTTGTTGCAGTAAAGATTCTAAAAAATGAGTTTTGTGATAATCCTAGCATAGTAGAGAAGTTTAAAGGTGAAGCAACCGCCATTGCAACCCTATCTGACAATAATATAGTAAATATATTAGATGTAGGAACTCAAGATGAGATAAACTACATTGTAATGGAATATGTTAAGGGCAAAACTTTAAAAGATATAATAAAGCAAGTCGGAAAGATGAATTATGAAACAGCTATATCAGTAGCGGTTCAAATAGCTAAAGCTTTAGATTGTGCTCATAGAAACAATATAATTCACAGAGATGTTAAACCACAGAATATTTTAGTAACTGAAGATGGAGTTATGAAGGTAACTGATTTTGGAATAGCAAAATTTTCTTCTTCAGAAACTATTACAAATACTAGTACAATAATGGGATCTGCCCACTATCTTTCTCCAGAACAAGCAAAAGGAACTTTTATTGATTGTAGAACGGATTTATATTCACTAGGAGTTGTATTATATGAAATGGTTACAGGAAGGCTTCCTTTTCAAGCAGACACTGCTGTAACTATAGCATTAAAACATCTGCAAGAAGAAGTTGTGCCGCCCAAAAGCATTAATTCAAAAGTACCTGACAGCCTGAACCAACTAATTTTAAAGGCGATGGAAAAAGATCCGATTAAGAGATATCAAACCGCTAAAGAAATGATTGCGGATCTTGAAAAGATTAAAGAAGATCCTAATGCCCTCATAGAGCCTGAAGATGAAAATGATCATACTATAATAATGTCAGCTGTGACAGAACAAATACCAAAACATGAAGAAGTGAAAAATACTAGAGATGATGAGTATGATGATGATGAAGATGACGATTATTATTATGAAGAAGATGATGATGATGAAAAATCAACCGGAAAGAATAAAAAGAAAATAATAAAAATAGGTATAGTTGCTGTTTTAGTATTAGTATTACTGGGGATAGGTGTTGGTACATATATGCTTAAAACGGGTTCAGTCAGCAGCAAACAAGTTCAAGTACCAGATGTAACTGGAGAAACTGTTGATGATGCTACAAAGCAGCTTCAAGCTTTAAATTTGGAACTGGTGAATGCGGGAAAAGAAGCTAGCGACAAACCAGAAGGAACAATTATTAAAATGAATCCAGATGCTGGAACAATGGTTAATGAAAAAAGCCAGGTCAGAGTTATTGTAAGCAGTGGAACAGAAAAGAGTAAAATGCCTGATCTTAGAGAAGAGACTTTAGATCGAGCAAAAACAATTTTAGATTCGATGGACTTAAAATTAGATGATAAAAATATAGCATATGACTACAGTGACGATGTACCAAAAGATGAAATAATAAGTCAGACACCAAAGAAAGATACTGACATTGGTCCAGATGATAAGATAACAGTGGTCGTAAGTAAAGGACCAGAGGTTAAATATGTTCAGGTACCAAGTGTAAAGGGCTTTGATGAAGATAGGGCTAAGAGTACATTGTCTAATGCAGGCTTAAAGGCCTCTGTAAATTATCAAACAACTGAAAATCAAACTGATAATGGTAAGGTATTGTTCCAATCGGGTAATGATAAGGAAAAAGCAGGAACAACTATTACTATAACAGTAGGCTCTTATACGCCAAAACAAGAACCGCCTGTAACAGCTAATCCAGGAGATGCAGGAGATACAGGAGATACTAAATCAAATAACAATCCAAGTAAAAGTGGAGGAAATACATCACAAAGCGGGCAAGGTAATACAGCAAGTAATTCACAACAAGGTCCAGGAAGTACAAATTCTCCAGGAGGATCTCCAGTAGAAGGACCTAGCACTCAAACATCAACAAATAAAACAACAAATCACTAA
- the fmt gene encoding methionyl-tRNA formyltransferase yields MNIIFMGTPDFAVPSLSKLIEKYGVTAVLTQPDKPKGRGKKLAYSAVKEEAVKHEIPVYQPIKLREDAELIQKLKDLQPDFMIVVAFGQILSKEVLDIPKYGCINLHGSLLPMYRGAAPIQWAVINGEKVSGNTTQLMDIGIDTGDMLLKDEVEITDNMTAGELYDILKERGADLLVKSIEGIIDESIIPKKQGDETFYAKPLDKNIASIDWNKSSIEVHNLVRGLNPWPIAYTNYNDERMKIFETEALKEDTSKEPGTIIDVSKNGVKVACKEGVLLIKKVQFPNGKPLTIEQYINGHEISKNIILK; encoded by the coding sequence ATGAATATAATATTTATGGGCACTCCTGATTTTGCAGTTCCTTCTCTAAGTAAACTAATTGAGAAATATGGAGTTACAGCTGTACTTACCCAGCCAGATAAGCCTAAAGGCAGAGGTAAGAAGCTGGCATATTCAGCAGTTAAAGAAGAAGCAGTGAAGCATGAAATTCCAGTATATCAGCCAATAAAACTCAGAGAAGATGCAGAATTAATTCAAAAATTAAAGGATTTACAGCCTGATTTTATGATTGTAGTAGCTTTTGGTCAAATTTTATCTAAGGAAGTATTAGATATACCTAAATATGGATGCATAAATCTTCATGGATCACTACTTCCGATGTATAGAGGTGCTGCACCAATCCAATGGGCAGTAATAAATGGCGAAAAAGTTTCGGGAAATACTACTCAGCTTATGGATATAGGTATAGATACAGGTGATATGCTTCTTAAAGATGAGGTTGAAATCACTGATAATATGACTGCAGGAGAATTATATGATATATTAAAGGAAAGAGGAGCAGATCTTTTAGTTAAAAGCATAGAGGGAATAATAGATGAAAGTATAATTCCAAAAAAACAGGGAGATGAAACTTTCTATGCAAAGCCATTAGATAAAAATATTGCAAGTATTGATTGGAATAAAAGTTCAATAGAGGTTCATAATTTAGTAAGAGGATTAAATCCTTGGCCAATTGCGTATACAAATTATAATGATGAAAGAATGAAGATATTTGAAACAGAAGCTTTAAAAGAAGATACTTCAAAGGAACCAGGAACTATTATAGATGTGAGCAAAAATGGTGTTAAGGTTGCATGCAAAGAAGGTGTGCTTCTTATAAAAAAAGTACAGTTTCCAAATGGCAAACCGCTGACTATAGAACAGTATATTAATGGGCATGAAATAAGTAAAAATATAATATTAAAATAA
- a CDS encoding zinc metallopeptidase: MHFYPFFDPTMIMLIPAIIISFWAQTKINSTYSKYSGVGTRNGYTGQQVARMMLDEAGLHDVRIEVVNSKLGDHYDPSQKVLRLSPEVFYNGTISSAGIAAHEVGHAIQHKERYAPLVIRNSIVPAVNLGSSLSWILFIAGLFLGFRGLTTLGILLFSGVVIFQIVTLPVEFNASSRALRILGSRGILYGDETKSAQKVLDAAAMTYVAATLMAVSQLIRLIAISNDRNR; the protein is encoded by the coding sequence ATGCATTTTTATCCGTTTTTTGACCCAACAATGATAATGTTAATTCCAGCAATAATAATTTCATTTTGGGCACAAACTAAAATTAACAGCACATATAGTAAATATAGTGGAGTTGGAACCAGAAATGGATATACTGGACAGCAGGTTGCAAGAATGATGCTGGATGAAGCAGGACTTCATGATGTTAGAATAGAAGTCGTAAATTCTAAGCTTGGTGATCATTATGATCCATCCCAAAAGGTATTAAGATTATCACCAGAAGTTTTTTATAATGGAACTATATCTTCAGCGGGAATAGCTGCTCATGAAGTTGGGCATGCAATTCAGCACAAAGAAAGATATGCGCCATTAGTTATAAGAAATTCAATAGTACCGGCTGTAAACCTTGGTTCAAGTTTATCATGGATATTATTTATAGCAGGTTTATTTCTGGGATTTAGAGGATTAACTACACTTGGAATACTTTTATTTTCAGGAGTGGTAATATTTCAAATAGTAACATTACCAGTTGAGTTTAATGCATCAAGCAGAGCTTTAAGGATACTAGGCTCAAGAGGAATTTTATATGGTGATGAAACTAAAAGTGCACAAAAGGTACTAGATGCAGCGGCTATGACTTATGTAGCTGCAACACTTATGGCAGTATCACAATTAATAAGACTTATTGCAATAAGCAATGATAGAAATAGATGA
- the rpe gene encoding ribulose-phosphate 3-epimerase, translated as MVKIAPSILSADFSKLGEDIEKIDEGGADFIHIDVMDGSFVPNISFGLPVIKSIRNRTNKIFDVHLMIENPSNYIDAFIEAGADIITVHHEADRHIDRTINYIKSKGKKAAVSLNPGTPTSVLKDLIPSLDMVLIMSVNPGFGGQKFIPYSLDKIREIKELSNKLNPSLLIEVDGGIDKSNVKAVIEAGANVIVAGSAVFNGGEVSDNIKALRG; from the coding sequence ATGGTAAAAATAGCACCATCAATATTATCAGCAGATTTTTCGAAATTAGGAGAGGACATTGAGAAAATAGATGAGGGAGGAGCGGATTTTATCCATATAGATGTAATGGATGGATCCTTTGTGCCTAATATATCTTTTGGTTTACCAGTTATAAAATCAATAAGAAATAGAACAAATAAGATATTTGATGTGCATCTGATGATAGAGAATCCATCAAATTATATAGATGCATTCATAGAAGCCGGAGCTGATATAATAACGGTCCATCATGAAGCAGATAGACATATAGATAGAACAATTAATTATATTAAGTCTAAAGGGAAGAAAGCAGCAGTTTCTTTAAACCCAGGTACTCCAACAAGCGTGCTTAAAGATTTAATACCAAGTTTAGATATGGTTTTAATTATGTCTGTGAATCCAGGGTTTGGAGGACAAAAATTTATCCCATATTCTTTGGATAAAATTAGAGAAATAAAAGAGCTTAGTAATAAACTTAATCCATCGTTATTAATAGAGGTTGATGGAGGAATTGATAAGTCTAATGTGAAAGCTGTTATAGAAGCAGGTGCAAATGTTATTGTAGCTGGATCAGCAGTATTTAATGGTGGAGAAGTCAGCGACAATATAAAAGCCTTAAGGGGGTAA
- the rsmB gene encoding 16S rRNA (cytosine(967)-C(5))-methyltransferase RsmB codes for MDCRKLAVKILNRVLDEGAYSNIILAKELNEAELNDKDKALLTEIVYGVLRRKKTLDIIISNFVKDIKLMKKDILNILRVAVYQMNFLDKVPSYAACNEAVEEAKEISENDSKLVNGILRSFTKNPDEIEVVGNKIDEYAYKFSFEPWMIRLLIKQYGENLSKKIMLGLNAIPQVSVRVNEIKADYDEVFEELEKLEYDVEEGVICPEAICIKGGKSIESNPLFKEGKITVQDESAMVVAPLLELEEGMKVIDLCSAPGGKTTHIAEMLQNTGKVLAFDIHESKLGLIKENCERLGITNVEINTNDATKLNPELVESSDRILIDVPCSGIGIIRKKPEIKWNKTRSDLREIIPIQREIMENAWQYLRSGGIMVYSTCTLNKEENEENIDWFLSSHKDCSIKKIFIGNQNNLIYNKNGSLTIMPNENMDGFFIAKLEKR; via the coding sequence ATGGATTGTAGAAAACTAGCAGTAAAAATATTAAATAGAGTCTTAGATGAGGGAGCTTATTCTAATATAATACTAGCAAAAGAATTAAATGAAGCAGAATTAAATGATAAAGATAAGGCATTGTTAACTGAAATTGTATATGGAGTTTTAAGAAGAAAGAAAACATTAGATATTATAATTTCAAACTTCGTAAAAGATATAAAGTTAATGAAAAAAGATATCTTAAATATTTTAAGAGTAGCAGTATATCAAATGAATTTCTTGGATAAAGTACCAAGTTATGCTGCATGTAATGAAGCTGTAGAAGAGGCTAAGGAAATATCAGAGAATGATTCAAAGCTCGTAAATGGTATACTTAGAAGTTTTACAAAGAACCCAGATGAAATTGAAGTTGTAGGTAATAAAATTGACGAATATGCATATAAGTTTTCTTTTGAACCTTGGATGATAAGACTACTCATTAAGCAGTATGGAGAAAATCTTTCAAAGAAAATAATGCTAGGATTAAATGCAATTCCACAAGTTAGCGTTAGAGTAAATGAGATTAAAGCTGATTATGATGAAGTTTTTGAAGAATTAGAGAAGCTTGAATATGATGTTGAAGAAGGAGTTATCTGCCCAGAAGCAATTTGTATAAAAGGCGGTAAATCTATAGAAAGTAATCCTCTTTTTAAAGAAGGAAAGATTACAGTGCAAGATGAAAGTGCCATGGTTGTAGCGCCTTTATTAGAATTAGAAGAAGGCATGAAAGTCATAGATTTATGTAGTGCGCCAGGTGGAAAAACTACTCATATAGCAGAGATGCTTCAAAACACTGGAAAAGTATTAGCGTTTGATATACATGAATCTAAACTGGGATTAATAAAAGAAAATTGTGAGAGACTTGGAATAACTAACGTTGAGATTAATACAAATGATGCAACTAAGTTAAATCCTGAGCTGGTTGAATCAAGTGACAGAATACTAATAGATGTACCATGTTCAGGAATTGGAATAATCAGAAAGAAACCAGAAATTAAATGGAATAAAACTAGGTCTGATTTAAGAGAAATTATACCAATTCAACGTGAAATAATGGAAAATGCGTGGCAGTATTTACGAAGTGGCGGAATAATGGTATATTCAACTTGTACTCTAAATAAAGAAGAAAATGAAGAAAACATTGATTGGTTTTTAAGTAGCCACAAGGATTGCAGTATAAAGAAAATATTTATTGGAAATCAAAATAATTTAATATACAATAAAAATGGCTCTTTGACTATTATGCCAAATGAAAATATGGATGGCTTTTTTATTGCAAAACTTGAAAAAAGATAG
- a CDS encoding Asp23/Gls24 family envelope stress response protein, with amino-acid sequence MVGFSNENGNINYSQEVLAKIVGLSTMECYGVVGMVSRNASEGFWELMGIENLGKGVKIQLTDEKKLQIELFIMVEYGTKISVISNNIIQKVRYSVENYTGLKVSSITVNVQAVRV; translated from the coding sequence ATGGTTGGATTTTCAAACGAAAATGGCAATATAAATTATTCACAGGAAGTATTAGCTAAGATTGTAGGATTATCTACAATGGAATGCTATGGCGTAGTTGGAATGGTTTCTAGAAATGCTAGTGAAGGATTCTGGGAACTTATGGGGATAGAAAATTTAGGCAAAGGCGTAAAGATACAATTAACAGATGAAAAAAAATTACAGATAGAATTATTCATAATGGTTGAATATGGAACAAAAATATCTGTTATATCTAATAATATAATTCAAAAGGTTCGTTATAGCGTTGAAAACTATACAGGTTTAAAGGTTTCATCTATAACAGTAAATGTGCAAGCGGTTAGAGTTTAG
- the rlmN gene encoding 23S rRNA (adenine(2503)-C(2))-methyltransferase RlmN — protein MNNLLDYTLEELKVWMKENGESAFRGQQVLSWVYKGVIEFEGMKNMPKNLISKLKENFVIDLPKIIEVYKSNIDGTEKFLFGFKDGNLIESVLMRYKHGNSICISTQVGCAMGCKFCASTIEGKVRNLTTGEILSQVLVVQNYINERISNIVLMGSGEPLDNYENVVKFLEVVSAEYGLNIGQRHITLSTCGLVPKIYELADRELSVTLAISLHAFSDEKRREIMPIANKYSINEILEACQYYIRKTNRRITFEYALVKDVNDGTEDAKALGRLLKGMLCHVNLIPVNEIKENSYKRSSKKSIDDFSEILKNHGIEVTVRREMGSDINAACGQLRRSYIQTQEIERE, from the coding sequence ATGAATAATTTGCTAGATTATACTTTAGAAGAACTTAAAGTATGGATGAAGGAAAATGGAGAGAGTGCATTTAGAGGCCAACAAGTATTATCATGGGTATATAAAGGCGTAATAGAGTTTGAAGGTATGAAAAATATGCCTAAAAATTTAATATCAAAGCTAAAAGAAAATTTTGTTATAGATTTACCCAAAATAATAGAAGTTTATAAATCTAATATTGATGGGACAGAGAAGTTTTTATTTGGTTTTAAAGATGGAAATTTAATAGAATCCGTTCTTATGAGATATAAGCATGGAAATTCCATATGCATATCCACTCAAGTTGGATGTGCAATGGGATGTAAATTTTGTGCGTCTACTATTGAAGGGAAAGTAAGAAATTTAACAACAGGAGAAATTTTATCTCAAGTTCTTGTGGTTCAAAATTATATTAATGAGAGAATATCTAATATAGTCCTAATGGGTAGTGGAGAACCTCTAGACAATTATGAAAATGTTGTTAAATTTTTAGAAGTAGTTTCGGCAGAATATGGATTAAATATTGGTCAAAGACATATAACATTATCTACATGTGGACTTGTGCCTAAAATATATGAGTTGGCGGATAGAGAATTAAGCGTAACTCTTGCAATTTCATTACATGCATTTAGTGATGAAAAACGAAGAGAAATTATGCCCATAGCAAACAAGTATAGTATTAATGAAATATTAGAAGCTTGCCAATATTATATCCGTAAGACAAACAGAAGAATTACATTTGAATACGCCTTAGTTAAAGATGTAAATGATGGCACGGAAGATGCAAAAGCATTAGGAAGACTATTAAAAGGTATGCTTTGCCATGTTAATTTAATACCTGTAAATGAGATAAAAGAAAATTCCTACAAAAGATCTTCCAAAAAATCAATAGATGATTTTTCAGAAATATTGAAAAACCATGGGATAGAAGTTACTGTAAGACGAGAAATGGGAAGTGACATTAACGCAGCATGTGGACAACTTAGAAGAAGTTATATACAAACCCAAGAAATAGAGAGGGAATAA